From Anopheles darlingi chromosome 2, idAnoDarlMG_H_01, whole genome shotgun sequence, the proteins below share one genomic window:
- the LOC125948680 gene encoding E3 ubiquitin-protein ligase lubel-like isoform X2, translated as MSNFRDFNTNPANMATSPTSRIRGGRNMPAWVTGSSDRVGPPPPPPPISNDPEYEVIDVANQQQYSNAPPPVPLKSTDIKRLTVMKCDLCGSVTPVVRCEQCDHNLFCVSCDDRYHRHPKRQTHVRTPVEPPAPSTVKPPLPPKGEAGSSGPLPPPRRNKRSGSFHFPSPLLGRKQDQTIPTTVPQNGAEQQQHQQQQKPPPPPPSPALSLREKMNSLKRFIHPSNRPLPDPPENKIHSSNSSLDSGSKRSPSVGTSRSVSTTMEKIQNNTAATLDRMTLLQQRYRQHQEAMKSDGDRSRRASLTSNTDLQSSATESSSSFRCKPSSNPFQQSYQRQQLLQQQQRQQHHQQPYLHSSHQVLPQTQHQQHHLQQPRWLNQPAPRIRSGSVASGINLLAVPGTGAPTGPTVVESAANSAANNAPSVSPTQRSEFGDTPPMMPGPRSLSTSVFNLHQQPPQTPNMWGLNPLHQAQSMAHFNPMQWNQMNAWMARGSQNGSNMSLNLPAPHGYPQEMAGYPPGYANNWGGMYPYPMGMMPMMPGVVMPPPRSRANSRSRAASPALSSKSRKSTMSMRNLNRNSFMDDLTDDEDSEDEFHRSRGRDRRRRERVNSTSSIEFEDPDPAQFMRASSVKHSRFSRRVGGVGGGGGSSARSLIDYPVSRKSVPRYDREEGMRERFDKMSLSSPRKAPSDSFTNESDIESEARRGGNSNRSRSGNESFSSPRKPNSDSMTNDSDADFERRRQAKLRAAQNNLSVPKRVTSDSLTNESEPDQDQRRQQKSKPAPQSVPVPSKKVTSSDSDGRDKQRRKSETKLAVTKTTPVAKKSGSQTPDTDGDQKRRFAGKQQRLRKHSSTEFVANDEDEESKPSGRQETKKAEIVSSTEQVVNGLLEFRTISPSKSEASDEQKHLKTIEIKNIINDSKSDPDLGRSVLEDSPPPAAPVAPDCEWECEFCTYVNEPGVKICAICCKTASISVVNSGRVDGTTETEALQSRSPPPPDVVQELIPQITEGKLQIVPPQKGANAGKQLVGDVKKKDGDLDDEQIEMDVRASVEGVANLSSKQANDEATDIRHNLASEIVPIEKQVVKEKVSTGCGPSPPREIIERTTGADVASEVARLQASIGTSPPPQDMSTQTYDTFEQVRNEAAKLEQTTDQPQERARQEETLTSTLYKRSHSLATPQTLQVDRPASRNSISSDTQSLPPSPHELSPQPGLQSSARHQQAYQPTNALNQPSHPNQSSSLHSQQGPPSDDTMSYLDRAIHQILQTAASQTLGTGTGGRGAAPKDGEEQNMYRTFNDLRRIDKIGSSAKVPHSTTSKKSMPSSKTMDDQLDGDETVQREEPTSIKEEPSEMTLLLREAERYQFTAEELQAAMNHCGEKHPVQWLRDNWNKLIETVQTLATKYGHEKRENTIGTISIAEARDALKLHKGNIWRAITECIEQRQRKYREIASKGNFTREDIVTSLTAHHGNLELALVELSKTQLKPFLMRIWGPPNGADNDSSNLLLQQALKEDRTGISDDIEQFISAHVERELLGEGSQEAKSEEIQEPTPKLCSIEPEKLEEPVHDGQIDTVPQEPQHEEVCEEHAVTASNTEILKDIEALIMQMERNQESADVPVLRNIQQLLSQLAGPRSRAASVTSVRSQSEDGGSPNTPPTPTGSKASGKASASKTKTDAKKKATTNSAGASATTEPTAGRRQSLVRKKSIGGPFGPVQTNTVKNMQKEFLSKAKDSPKPSTSKVSPKPAKLVQPKVFTNRSSTTPPGPSKASTPATDSSSTRSTPLDEPVPGTSRDTGTYTCEKLLKKKYRETCFSDDYQTTDDEDEASRMTITESERTIIKSLVKPYEPNNEPPEVQAKQLYDDGVVQSMAQAELAVQLIEMRYAKDNAIWAATQCHTVDEAKNLLQKECELCLGVFPMNEIVSMLKCTHTCCFECAKEYYTQEITNRSITNCNCPYCKEPDLNGPNVTEDDVLEYFSNLDILLKNIVDEEVHDLFQRKIRDRTLTQDPNFKWCVHCSSGFFARPKQRRLICPDCGSITCASCRKPWEAQHEGLTCEKYAEWKEANDPELQAEGVQRHLQTHGISCPNCKFRYSLARGGCMHFTCTQCKFEFCYGCNKPFMMGAKCSVSAYCAKLGLHAHHPRNCLFYLRDKEPRDLQNLLLMNNVSFDTEPSELMKQELMNGQSSMLKCPIPLQKETPAGLMDMICSAEVPENHAGLCRTHYVEYLVGTVSKAQIDPLPILDLTDCVQELRRRGIPLPERGPWDTDEIYREMCLKIVKDQIPLN; from the exons ACAATCCCCACCACCGTACCACAAAATGGggctgaacagcagcagcatcaacaacaacagaaacctccaccaccaccgccgagtCCTGCCTTATCGTTGCGCGAGAAGATGAACTCTCTGAAGCGTTTCATTCATCCATCCAACAGGCCCCTGCCCGATCCTCCGGAGAACAAAATTCATT CTTCCAACTCATCGCTGGACAGTGGATCGAAGCGATCACCATCGGTCGGAACATCGCGTTCGGTGTCCACCACAATGGAAAAGATACAAAACAATACCGCCGCTACATTGGATCGGATGACGTTGCTGCAACAGCGCTACCGTCAGCATCAGGAGGCTATGAAATCGGACGGCGATCGTAGCCGTCGTGCGAGCTTAACCTCAAATACTGATTTGCAG TCATCCGCTACCGAATCGTCTAGCAGCTTCCGTTGCAAGCCATCATCAAACCCTTTTCAGCAATCGTACCAACGTCAGCAGCtgctacaacagcaacagcgacaacagcaccaccagcagccataTCTACATTCATCACATCAAGTGCTACCGCAGacacagcaccaacagcaccatctGCAACAACCCAGATGGCTCAATCAGCCGGCACCCAGAATACGATCTGGCAGTGTGGCTTCCGGCATCAATCTACTTGCAGTGCCGGGAACCGGTgcaccgaccggaccgacgGTGGTCGAATCAGCCGCCAATTCTGCGGCCAATAAtgctccctctgtctctcctaCGCAGCGTTCGGAATTTGGTGACACGCCACCGATGATGCCAGGGCCTCGCAGTCTCAGTACCTCGGTTTTCAATCTGCATCAGCAACCACCGCAAACGCCCAACATGTGGGGACTCAATCCGTTGCATCAG GCGCAATCGATGGCGCATTTCAATCCCATGCAGTGGAATCAAATGAATGCCTGGATGGCACGCGGCTCACAGAACGGTTCCAACATGAGCCTTAACTTACCGGCCCCGCATGGATATCCACAGGAGATGGCTGGCTATCCACCAGGATACGCCAATAACTGGGGTGGAATGTATCCCTATCCGATGGGAATGATGCCTATGATGCCAG GTGTAGTGATGCCACCACCTAGATCTCGAGCAAATTCGCGATCTCGTGCGGCCTCTCCAGCGCTGAGCAGCAAATCCCGCAAGTCGACGATGTCTATGAGAAACCTAAACCGGAACAGTTTCATGGATGATCTGACCGATGATGAAGATTCAGAAGACGAGTTCCATCGGTCCCGTGGCCGGGATCGACGTCGCCGTGAACGCGTCAACTCGACGAGCAGCATCGAATTTGAAGATCCCGATCCGGCACAATTCATGCGTGCATCGAGCGTGAAACACTCACGTTTTAGCCGTcgcgttggtggtgttggtggtggtggaggatcaTCGGCACGCTCGCTCATTGATTATCCCGTGTCCAGAAAGTCCGTACCACGGTACGATCGGGAGGAAGGTATGCGTGAAAGATTCGACAAGATGTCACTATCGTCACCGCGTAAAGCACCATCGGATTCGTTCACGAATGAATCGGACATCGAATCGGAAGCGCGACGTGGAGGCAACTCGAACCGTTCCCGTTCGGGCAATGAAAGCTTCAGCTCACCGCGGAAGCCAAACTCCGATTCTATGACCAATGACTCCGATGCCGATTTTGAGCGTCGTCGGCAGGCTAAATTAAGAGCGGCCCAGAACAATCTATCCGTTCCGAAGCGTGTGACCTCAGACTCTCTGACGAACGAATCGGAACCGGATCAGGATCAACGACGACAGCAAAAATCCAAACCAGCACCACAGTCGGTACCAGTACCTTCCAAGAAGGTCACAAGCTCGGATTCGGATGGACGTGACAAGCAGCGTAGAAAGAGCGAAACCAAGTTGGCCGTAACCAAGACTACCCCGGTAGCCAAGAAGTCCGGTTCCCAGACTCCCGATACGGACGGTGATCAGAAACGACGGTTCGCCGGAAAGCAGCAACGTTTGCGTAAACACTCGAGCACAGAGTTTGTGGctaacgacgaggacgaggaatcGAAACCGTCAGGGCGCCAGGAGACCAAGAAGGCGGAGATCGTTTCCTCAACCGAGCAAGTCGTTAATGGGCTGTTGGAATTCCGTACTATCTCACCATCGAAGTCGGAGGCATCGGACGAGCAGAAGCATCTGAAAACGATCGAGATCAAGAACATCATTAATGATAGTAAATCCGATCCGGATCTGGGTCGCTCGGTACTGGAagactcaccaccaccggctgctcCCGTAGCACCCGATTGTGAGTGGGAATGCGAGTTCTGTACGTACGTCAATGAGCCGGGCGTAAAGATCTGCGCCATCTGCTGCAAAACGGCCTCGATCAGTGTGGTCAACAGTGGCCGCGTGGATggcaccaccgaaaccgaagcactGCAATcacgctcaccaccaccacccgatgTCGTACAGGAGCTGATACCACAGATCACGGAAGGGAAGCTTCAGATCGTGCCACCACAGAAGGGCGCCAATGCCGGTAAGCAGCTGGTGGGCGATGTGAAGAAGAAAG ACGGTGACTTGGACGACGAGCAAATCGAGATGGACGTGCGGGCTAGCGTAGAAGGGGTTGCAAATCTTAGTTCTAAACAGGCGAACGATGAAGCGACCGACATCAGACACAATCTTGCCAGCGAGATCGTTCCGATTGAGAAGCAGGTagtgaaggagaaggtgtCCACTGGATGCGGTCCATCACCACCGAGGGAGATCATCGAACGGACCACCGGCGCTGATGTGGCCAGCGAAGTTGCGAGATTACAAGCATCGATCGGTACATCGCCACCTCCCCAGGATATGTCGACACAG ACGTACGACACATTCGAACAGGTTCGTAATGAAGCAGCGAAGCTAGAACAAACTACCGATCAGCCGCAGGAACGTGCACGCCAGGAGGAAACACTAACCTCGACCCTCTACAAGCGTTCCCATTCGCTTGCCACACCACAGACGCTGCAAGTGGATCGCCCTGCCAGCCGCAACAGCATATCGAGCGATACGCAG AGtcttccaccatcaccacatgAACTGAGCCCTCAGCCTGGGTTGCAGAGTTCAGCTCGTCATCAACAGGCGTATCAACCGACTAACGCACTGAATCAACCGTCTCATCCGAACCAATCATCTTCATTGCATTCACAACAAGGACCACCATCCGATGACACGATGTCCTATCTGGACCGTGCGATCCATCAGATCCTACAGACGGCTGCAAGCCAAACACTGGGAACAGGCACGGGCGGACGTGGAGCCGCCCCTAAGGATGGGGAGGAGCAGAATATGTACCGAACCTTCAATGATCTCCGTCGGATCGATAAGATCGGTTCATCTGCGAAGGTTCCACATAGTACCACCTCCAAGAAGTCAATG CCTAGTAGCAAAACGATGGATGATCAGCTGGATGGAGATGAAACTGTGCAACGGGAGGAGCCAACGTCGATCAAGGAGGAACCTTCCGAGATGACGCTCCTTTTGCGG GAAGCAGAACGATATCAGTTCACGGCCGAGGAGTTGCAAGCAGCGATGAACCATTGTGGCGAAAAGCACCCGGTACAGTGGCTGCGAGACAATTGGAACAAGCTAATCGAAACCGTGCAAACGTTAGCGACAAAGTACGGACACGAGAAGCGTGAGAATACGATCGGCACTATTTCGATCGCCGAAGCACGGGACGCGCTAAAACTGCACAAGGGCAACATCTGGCGTGCCATTACGGAGTGTATTGAACAGCGGCAGCGCAAGTACCGTGAGATCGCGTCAAAGGGTAACTTCACGCGCGAGGACATCGTAACGAGCCTGACGGCGCATCACGGTAACCTCGAGCTGGCCCTGGTCGAGCTGAGCAAAACCCAGCTCAAACCGTTCCTGATGCGTATCTGGGGACCACCGAATGGGGCCGACAATGACAGCAGTAACCTGCTTCTGCAGCAAGCGCTCAAGGAGGATCGTACTGGAATCA GTGATGATATTGAACAGTTTATCAGTGCACATGTCGAGCGAGAGCTGCTTGGTGAGGGATCGCAGGAAGCAAAGTCTGAAGAGATACAAGAACCGACTCCAAAACTGTGCTCGATCGAGCCAGAAAAGCTTGAAGAACCAGTGCATGATGGGCAGATCGATACGGTACCACAGGAGCCACAGCACGAAGAGGTATGTGAAGAGCATGCAGTAACAGCGTCCAACACCGAGATACTGAAGGATATCGAGGCGCTTATAATGCAAATGGAACGCAACCAAGAGTCCGCCGATGTCCCGGTATTACGCAATATCCAGCAGCTCCTGTCGCAGCTCGCCGGCCCTCGGTCACGGGCAGCATCCGTCACTTCGGTACGTTCGCAG TCGGAGGATGGTGGAtcaccaaacacaccaccaactCCCACTGGATCGAAGGCTAGCGGTAAGGCTTCCGCTTCCAAGACTAAAACCGACGCCAAAAAGAAGGCTACCACCAACTCTGCCGGGGCCAGCGCCACAACCGAACCAACTGCTGGGCGCAGACAATCGCTCGTACGCAAAAAGTCCATCGGTGGTCCATTTGGACCGGTACAAACGAACACCGTAAAGAACATGCAGAAAGAGTTCCTCAGCAAAGCGAAGGACTCTCCGAAACCGAGCACTTCGAAAGTTTCTCCTAAACCAGCGAAGCTCGTGCAACCGAAAGTGTTTACCAACCGCTcatccaccacaccacctGGGCCGAGCAAAGCTTCTACACCAGCCACAGATAGTAGCTCCACGCGGTCTACACCACTGGATGAACCAGTTCCTGGTACGTCGCGTGACACTGGAACGTACACCTGCGAAAAGCTACTCAAGAAAAAGTACCGTGAGACGTGCTTCAGCGATGACTATCAGACCacggatgatgaggacgaagcGAGTCGGATGACGATCACGGAGAGTGAGCGGACCATTATCAAGAGTTTGGTCAAACCATACGAACCGAATAATGAACCGCCAGAA GTTCAAGCGAAACAGCTATACGACGATGGAGTGGTCCAAAGTATGGCCCAAGCGGAGCTCGCTGTTCAGTTGATTGAGATGAGGTATGCTAAGGACAATGCAATCTGGGCCGCCACACAGTGCCATACGGTCGATGAGGCCAAGAATTTGCTGCAGAAGGAGTGCGAACTGTGCTTGGGTGTGTTCCCGATGAACGAAATAGTGTCGATGCTCAAGTGCACGCATACTTGTTGCTTCGAATGTGCCAAAGAGTACTACACCCAGGAGATCACGAACCGCTCCATCACAAATTGCAACTGTCCGTACTGCAAGGAGCCGGACCTGAATGGACCGAACGTAACGGAGGATGATGTACTGGAATATTTCTCGAATCTGGACATTCTACTGAAGAACATTGTCGATGAGGAGGTGCATGATCTGTTCCAACGGAAAATACGTGATCGTACACTAACGCAGGATCCAAACTTTAAGTGGTGCGTCCACTGTTCGAGTGGGTTCTTCGCTCGACCCAAACAGCGTCGCTTGATTTGTCCCGATTGTGGGTCAATCACTTGCGCCTCGTGCCGTAAACCG TGGGAAGCACAGCACGAGGGATTGACCTGTGAGAAGTACGCTGAGTGGAAGGAGGCCAACGATCCCGAGCTACAGGCCGAAGGTGTCCAGCGACATCTGCAGACCCATGGAATCAGTTGCCCGAACTGCAAGTTCCGCTACTCGTTAGCACGTGGTGGTTGCATGCACTTTACCTGTACGCAGTGTAAATTTGAATTCTGCTATGGGTGCAACAAACCATTCATGATGGGAGCGAAGTGCAGTGTGTCGGCGTACTGTGCGAAGCTAGGACTTCACGCTCACCATCCACGGAACTGTCTGTTCTACCTTCGTGATAAAGAGCCGCGAGATTTGCAAAATTTACTGCTG ATGAACAATGTTTCATTCGATACCGAGCCATCGGAACTGATGAAGCAGGAGCTCATGAACGGACAGAGCAGCATGCTAAAGTGTCCCATTCCACTGCAAAAGGAAACGCCGGCCGGTCTCATGGACATGATCTGTAGTGCCGAGGTTCCGGAGAATCATGCAGGGCTGTGCAG AACCCATTACGTTGAATATTTGGTCGGCACGGTATCGAAAGCGCAGATCGATCCGCTACCGATACTGGATCTAACCGATTGTGTCCAAGAGTTGCGCCGCCGTGGCATACCGCTCCCGGAACGGGGTCCCTGGGACACCGATGAAATTTATCGGGAAATGTGCTTGAAG ATCGTTAAGGACCAAATTCCTCTCAACTGA